GGGCGATGATCATGACGGGGCGTCGTCCAAAAAGATCGGATACTCTGCCAAAAAGAACCACAAAGAATACAGAGAAAACAGAGGCGACTGCAAAGGCATACAAGACGCTTGATCGTGCAATACCTGATTGGGTGGCGTAGCTGATGGAGAACGTCGAAAGCAAAACTTGCAGTCCGAATCCTGATGCACCACCAAGCATGGTCAGCAAGAGTGCCTTTGGTCGACGCAGTACCTGGAAAAGAGGGACTTTGCGTTCGGTTGGTTGGTCTTTTTCTGCAGCCACGGCAGCTGCAAACAAGGGGGATTCACTAACTTTTGCTCTGATGATCAAACCGACGATCAGCAAGACAAAAGAGATCAGGAATGGAATGCGCCAGCCCCATGAGAGGAATTGCTCTTGAGTAAGCACCGCTGAGGCAGTACCGAGTGCAAAAGTACCAAGTGCTGCACCGGTGGGTGCACCAGCATTTGTAAAGGATGCAGCAAAGCCTCGCTTTTTAGCATCCGAATGCTCGAGTGCCATCAAGGCAGCGCCACCCCATTCACCACCGACAGCAATACCTTGGCAAATGCGGAGGAAAATAAGAATAACCGCACCCATGCTGCCGATCATTGCTGCACTTGGTACCAAACCAATACAGGTTGAAGCCACACCCATGATGAGCATGGATAGCACCAGCATCTTTTTACGTCCAAGACGGTCACCAAAGTGCCCAAAAATTGCGCCACCGAGAGGGCGTGCTAAATAACCTGCGGCGAAGGTGCCATATGCTGCGATGGTTCCTGCCAGTGGATCCAGGTTGGTGAAAAATACCGCTGGGAATACTGTCGCAGAGGCCGCAGCATAAAGCAGGAAGTCATAAAATTCGATGGTTGAACCGAGATAACTAGAAACGATTGCGCGCCGGGATTCCTTTTTGCGCTGTTCAGGATTAAGTTTTAGCAGTTCTGGGGACGGAGAAACCGTCGAGGATGTGGTCATGGGATGCTCCAAGTGTGGTCAAGGTGGTGGTGTGGCTTTATGAAACGGGGATGGTGAGGTCACGCAGGATGTTCTTTTGGATTTTTCCTGTGGCATTTCGAGGGAGTTCTTCAATGATGTGGATTTCCCGTGGCAGCTTGTACCTGGCTAGTACTTTGCCTAGAAGTTCTCGTAGTTCAGGTCCTGTGGGTGGGGTAGACAGGGGGGTTTCTTTGATGGAGACAAAAGCGATGCCTGTTTCTCCCCAGCGTTCATCGGGGACTCCAATGACAGCTGCATCAAGGACAGGTTCGAGTTCTTGCAATGCATGTTCGACTTCAGCGGGGTAGATGTTTTCACCGCCGGAGATGTACATGTCTTTGATGCGGTCTTTGATGGTGTAGTAGCCGTCTTTGTCTTTGATGGCGATGTCTCCTGAGTGGTACCAGCCGTCTTGCAAAGCGTTTGCGGTGTCTTCGGGGCGGTTCCAGTATCCGGCCATAACGTGTGGGCCTCGGATGAGGACTTCACCGGGCGTTCCTGTGGGGACTTCCTCGCCAGTTTTGGGGTCTACTAGTTTGATGTCGGTGAAAAAGTGGGCTCGACCTGCAGTTCCAAGGTGGGTGCTTGTGTCGGATGCCTCGAGTAGACAGGCACCCGGTGCGGTTTCTGTCATGCCGAATCCTTGGACGATTTTTACGTCGCGTGCCTGCCATGTCAGCAGCGAGCGTTCGCTTAAGGGGGAGCCACCAACCATGATGGCGCGCAGTGAAGATAAATCGCGATCGGCAAAGGAAGGATCGTTGGAGAGCATATCAATCATCGCTGGCACCATGAAAGATTCAGACACTTTGGATCGTTCAATTTCTTCAAGCACATGGGCGGGGCGGAAGTCTCGGTGAATAATTACTTTTCCACCTTTCATCATCACAGGAATGGTGGTCATGTTGAGTCCCGCGATGTGGAATAACGGTGCAACGGATAGCAATACCGCGCCTTGTTCGATTTCCTGGCCAAGCAGGGCGTTGAAGTAATTGAAAAAGAGATTTCGGTGGGACAGCATCGCACCTTTGGGGCGGCCAGTGGTTCCAGATGTGTACATGAGTAGCGCGATGTCATCATCGCTGACGTCTAAGTGAATATCGGCGTCGGCGGCTACGCGCATAATTGCTTCTCGACGCAACCCCGGACCCTCAGTGTTTTCAACGCCCACCATGATGATTTCTGGGTGAAGTTCATGCAGGTAGTTTGCGTGCTCAATGAGGTCAATTCCATAAAAGACGACACTCGCACCACTGTCTTGGATGATGTAGTCGATTTCGCCCGCTGATAAACGTGGATTAACCAGTACTGGTGTTGCGCCAATGAGGTTGGCCGCAAAGAACACTTCGAGTAGCGCTGGGTGATTAAAACCGACATAAGCGACTCGATCTTGGTGTTTAACGCCGAGGTCTAGAAGGGCATGTCCTAGCCGATTAACTCGTTTGCTGAATTCTCCGTATGTGACACTTGTGCCTTCGAATTCAATGGCAGGGGATTCCGGACGAACAGTTGCCCTGCGGCGTGGGTAGCTTCCTATTCCGAGGTTCACTTTCAATCTCCTTTGTGTTTTGGATCACGTTTGAAGTCATTAAAAGCGTAAACGTTTAAAAAGTCAATGGTTTAAAAAACGTTCTATAGAAAAATTCATCACTTAATGGGTGTATGGGGGTGGCTGCTATGGCGACTACCAGGTATTTTGTTAATCGTTGCAATTTGTTTGCCCCCGATCTTCACAGTTGTGCGGGGCTGCTTAGCTTTGTGGGGGCCCGTTAGGGGGGTGGTCTTCAGGTGCTGGTGTGTCCGGCTGGCGAAAACAAAAAACCGACCATGTGTGCATGGTCGGCTTGTGCGGTAAGTGTTGCTAAAAAGCGATCTTGAGCAGTAATTGTCTTAACTGTTCTTGCTCGTCGGCGGTGAGATTTTTTAATGACTCACTTTCGGCGACAAGGAGGCGCTTGGTGGCTTCATCGTGAATAGCCAAACCTTCTTCTGTTGCGACGATGATCTTTGAGCGTCGATCTCGGGGGTCGGCCTCCCGTACTACCAGGCCACGTTTTTCTAGAAAGTCGACGAGAGCAACAATCTGGCTGGGGTCTAGGTCGAGGAAGGCTCCCAGTTCTCGCTGGGTTGGTTTCAGTCCGCTGGCCGCTATGGACAGGGTGGAATATTGACGAACTTTAAGTCCGAGGTCGACCAGTGCTTCGTTGCCTTTGGCGGAACCTTTGGCTCGGGCGCGGGCGGTGAGGAATTGGATCTGCTGGGACAATTCGGCCTCAAGGAATCGTTCTGGTCCGCCAATGATCTCGGCGGTGGGGTTGCTGGCGGTCATGATTGCTCCATGTGGACTGGCTGAAAAATAGTTTCGATCTTCAATCATTTGAACATGCACATATTCTGCACGTCAAGCACCTCTTGTAAGATTTCAAAAATTAATAGTTGACATTTTCAACGTTATACGTTTTCATTGAAGTCACGCCCAGATGAAGTGTCTGGGATCACAAATACTAAAAGGAGTTTGATATGTCTCTCAATGGAAAAGTTGCCATCGTTACCGGATCCGGCGCAGGTCTGGGTCGCGCTTTCGCT
Above is a genomic segment from Corynebacterium suranareeae containing:
- a CDS encoding MFS transporter, producing MTTSSTVSPSPELLKLNPEQRKKESRRAIVSSYLGSTIEFYDFLLYAAASATVFPAVFFTNLDPLAGTIAAYGTFAAGYLARPLGGAIFGHFGDRLGRKKMLVLSMLIMGVASTCIGLVPSAAMIGSMGAVILIFLRICQGIAVGGEWGGAALMALEHSDAKKRGFAASFTNAGAPTGAALGTFALGTASAVLTQEQFLSWGWRIPFLISFVLLIVGLIIRAKVSESPLFAAAVAAEKDQPTERKVPLFQVLRRPKALLLTMLGGASGFGLQVLLSTFSISYATQSGIARSSVLYAFAVASVFSVFFVVLFGRVSDLFGRRPVMIIALVLFVAFLPAFFRMLTSDNWFILLSAFTIALALHAMLYGPLAAFISEQFGTSSRYTGASLGYQLATLIGAGFTPTILASLYAGPGGGISVTPVIIFLATMSLVSIIAIAITRESKDHDLATYEH
- a CDS encoding acyl-CoA synthetase, which gives rise to MNLGIGSYPRRRATVRPESPAIEFEGTSVTYGEFSKRVNRLGHALLDLGVKHQDRVAYVGFNHPALLEVFFAANLIGATPVLVNPRLSAGEIDYIIQDSGASVVFYGIDLIEHANYLHELHPEIIMVGVENTEGPGLRREAIMRVAADADIHLDVSDDDIALLMYTSGTTGRPKGAMLSHRNLFFNYFNALLGQEIEQGAVLLSVAPLFHIAGLNMTTIPVMMKGGKVIIHRDFRPAHVLEEIERSKVSESFMVPAMIDMLSNDPSFADRDLSSLRAIMVGGSPLSERSLLTWQARDVKIVQGFGMTETAPGACLLEASDTSTHLGTAGRAHFFTDIKLVDPKTGEEVPTGTPGEVLIRGPHVMAGYWNRPEDTANALQDGWYHSGDIAIKDKDGYYTIKDRIKDMYISGGENIYPAEVEHALQELEPVLDAAVIGVPDERWGETGIAFVSIKETPLSTPPTGPELRELLGKVLARYKLPREIHIIEELPRNATGKIQKNILRDLTIPVS
- a CDS encoding MarR family winged helix-turn-helix transcriptional regulator, producing the protein MTASNPTAEIIGGPERFLEAELSQQIQFLTARARAKGSAKGNEALVDLGLKVRQYSTLSIAASGLKPTQRELGAFLDLDPSQIVALVDFLEKRGLVVREADPRDRRSKIIVATEEGLAIHDEATKRLLVAESESLKNLTADEQEQLRQLLLKIAF